In a genomic window of Helianthus annuus cultivar XRQ/B chromosome 10, HanXRQr2.0-SUNRISE, whole genome shotgun sequence:
- the LOC110884460 gene encoding protein OCTOPUS, whose translation MNPPPQPPLQPPRSSFSCDRHPDENFTGFCPSCLCERLTTLDQSANAAAAPSSSRRNSTSSSTTAAAAIKAIFNKNKPSVTAGTRNSLLPELRRSKSFSAAKNDGLGFSAGVYEPQRKSCDVRTRNTLSSLFSIHDENRPRLSYSQQQTLGSNGVVLEPNREDEEEEEEEEEEGHEEDQIHKNDDVDEEIRVSEEIRVSVNDLDHNIVEEAVKIEQKEESISISDELKPMAMKDHIDLDSQSKKPSRSNFWSAASVLTKKWQKWRRKQKERVTVTGTNGVILSSTLPVEKPISRQYRETQSEIADYGFGRRSCDTDPRFSLDVGRVSFDDPRYSFDEPRASWDGYLIGRTFPRLPPMVEDAPVVHVPRCDSQIPVENGVVLDENIPGGTVQTREYYLDSSSKRRKSLDRSNSIRRMAASVVAELDETKVNNVVSNTKVSPATIDYNGHGVPIDPPRVSNSNSSLRDDSSETFELGFKDRDNMIPIGGEKKEVKKSRKWRWKLWGFIHRRSKDDDEDRCSTVSGVGRSYSESWQDCNNEVNNGVNRKVFRSNSSVSWRSSSLRRSNPSNMNGKLVGNEQGFVNGKSRRTADEFVFERNRSARYSPNHIDNGLLRFYLGPLSGSRRSGIGISTGKNRATSNTHSIARSMLGLY comes from the coding sequence ATGAATCCACCACCACAACCGCCGTTGCAGCCACCACGCTCCTCCTTCAGCTGCGACCGTCATCCCGACGAAAACTTCACCGGATTCTGTCCGTCATGCCTCTGCGAACGCCTCACTACTCTCGATCAATCCGCCAACGCCGCCGCAGCTCCGTCGTCGTCCCGCCGTAACTCCACCTCTTCTTCTACCACCGCCGCTGCTGCAATTAAAGCAATTTTCAACAAAAACAAACCGTCGGTAACCGCCGGAACGAGAAACTCGTTGTTACCAGAGCTGCGACGGAGTAAGTCATTCTCCGCCGCGAAGAACGACGGTTTAGGTTTCTCCGCCGGTGTTTACGAGCCGCAACGGAAATCGTGTGACGTCAGAACACGTAACACTCTCTCGTCGCTTTTTTCAATTCACGACGAAAACAGACCGAGGTTATCGTATTCTCAACAGCAAACCCTAGGTAGCAACGGCGTCGTTTTAGAACCGAATAGAgaagacgaagaagaagaagaagaagaagaagaggaaggccaCGAAGAAGATCAAATTCACAAAAACGACGACGTAGATGAAGAAATTAGGGTTTCTGaagaaattagggtttctgtgaaCGATTTAGATCACAATATTGTTGAAGAAGCcgttaaaattgaacaaaaagaAGAATCAATTTCAATTTCAGACGAATTGAAGCCAATGGCAATGAAGGATCACATAGATCTAGATTCACAATCTAAGAAACCTTCACGGTCAAACTTCTGGTCAGCGGCGTCTGTGTTGACCAAAAAGTGGCAAAAATGGAGGAGAAAACAGAAGGAGAGAGTAACAGTAACAGGAACTAACGGCGTTATCTTATCGTCAACATTGCCGGTGGAGAAGCCGATTTCACGTCAGTACCGTGAAACACAGTCCGAAATAGCCGATTACGGGTTCGGCAGACGGTCGTGTGATACGGACCCGAGGTTTTCGTTAGACGTGGGTCGGGTATCGTTTGATGACCCGAGGTATTCGTTTGATGAGCCTAGGGCTTCATGGGATGGGTATTTGATTGGTAGAACGTTTCCGCGGCTTCCTCCTATGGTGGAGGATGCTCCGGTTGTACACGTGCCTCGTTGTGATTCGCAGATTCCCGTTGAAAACGGGGTAGTTTTAGATGAGAACATCCCGGGTGGGACGGTTCAGACCCGAGAGTATTATCTGGATTCGAGCTCTAAGAGGCGGAAAAGCCTCGATAGGTCGAATTCGATTAGACGAATGGCTGCTTCTGTTGTTGCAGAACTGGATGAAACAAAGGTGAACAATGTGGTTTCAAACACCAAAGTTTCACCTGCTACAATTGATTACAATGGTCATGGGGTCCCGATTGATCCGCCTAGGGTTTCGAATTCGAATTCGTCGTTAAGGGATGATAGTTCGGAGACTTTTGAATTAGGTTTTAAGGATAGGGATAATATGATTCCAATTGGTGGGGAGAAGAAAGAGGTTAAGAAGAGTCGAAAATGGCGTTGGAAGCTTTGGGGGTTCATTCATCGTCGGAGTAAAGACGACGATGAAGATCGGTGCAGCACTGTAAGTGGCGTTGGAAGATCATATTCCGAATCGTGGCAAGATTGTAATAATGAGGTGAATAATGGGGTTAACAGGAAAGTGTTTAGAAGCAATAGTAGTGTAAGCTGGAGAAGTTCTTCATTGAGGAGATCAAACCCTAGTAACATGAATGGAAAATTGGTTGGAAATGAACAAGGGTTTGTGAATGGGAAGAGTAGAAGAACAGCAGATGAGTTTGTGTTTGAACGGAACCGAAGTGCTAGATACTCGCCGAACCATATTGATAACGGGCTCTTACGGTTCTATTTAGGGCCATTGAGTGGTAGTCGAAGATCGGGGATTGGGATTTCGACGGGGAAAAACAGAGCGACGAGTAACACCCATTCGATTGCGAGAAGCATGCTTGGGCTGTACTGA
- the LOC110884463 gene encoding uncharacterized protein LOC110884463 produces the protein MSKLTYTFQSMRYNKVSLQHLEYNLTAKQDNAPVIRGSKTILCTLTKQKQSITMISFQTIQTTFTTTKHEFFHKTHLLTINNYQKRFFICKSKDPDTNAPSSPEGDARRQEILAKIAMLQAQKVRLTDYLDERSEYLTKFAEEANVEFDQVGENALKELEEASARIMGNIESQMQAFEESAESSKQEIEENQRKIDEFETRFENEINEGLFFKNLGQSPTKPIDKSLAKAAAEKVTELTKQTAGTATRRNIYLALIGLVSISLIDSVISPSFDWRKGVILGLILVGLITQLTYEQKVLGETQRKETEKSEDKKE, from the exons ATGTCCAAACTAACTTACACTTTCCAATCCATGAGGTACAACAAAGTAAGCCTACAACATCTGGAATATAACTTGACAGCAAAACAAGATAATGCACCAGTGATAAGAGGTTCAAAAACCATCCTCTGTACCCTAACCAAACAGAAACAGAGCATCACCATGATTTCATTTCAAACCATACAAACAACTTTCACCACCACAAAACATGAATTCTTTCACAAAACTCATTTACTCACCATCAACAACTATCAAAAAAGGTTCTTCATCTGCAAATCAAAAGATCCCGATACAAATGCCCCATCATCCCCGGAAGGTGATGCCAGAAGACAAGAAATATTGGCAAAAATTGCAATGCTTCAAGCCCAAAAGGTCCGTCTCACCGATTATTTAGATGAACGATCCGAATACTTGACCAAGTTTGCGGAAGAAGCCAATGTAGAGTTTGACCAAGTTGGCGAAAACGCTCTCAAAGAACTTGAAGAAGCCAGTGCACGG ATAATGGGAAACATAGAAAGTCAAATGCAAGCCTTTGAAGAATCTGCAGAATCAAGCAAGCAAGAAATAGAAGAGAATCAAAGGAAAATAGACGAGTTCGAAACTCGGTTCGAGAATGAAATAAACGAAGGCCTGTTCTTCAAGAATTTGGGCCAGAGCCCAACAAAGCCCATTGACAAATCACTAGCGAAAGCAGCAGCCGAAAAAGTCACAGAGTTGACCAAACAAACAGCAGGAACAGCAACTAGAAGAAACATTTACCTTGCATTGATCGGACTGGTTAGCATCTCTTTGATCGACTCCGTTATATCTCCGTCTTTTGATTGGAGAAAAGGTGTGATTCTCGGTTTgattttggttggtttgattacgCAATTGACCTACGAGCAGAAGGTGTTAGGTGAAACACAAAGGAAAGAAACTGAGAAAAGTGAGGATAAGAAAGAGTGA
- the LOC110884462 gene encoding pentatricopeptide repeat-containing protein At3g09060, producing the protein MAELTKPHLPKHLLKLLKSEKDPLSALSLFHTALRNPSYTPTPAVFHHILHRISQHPKLLPQIPQILHSIHTHKCICSEDIPLIVIKAYANNHMVDPALDLFQRMSEVFGCEPGVRSYNTLLNALAESNQFTRADLFFRSFRKMGVFPNLESYNIVIKILCKRKRFRRANEMLNWMFGKRVFPDVVSYGTLISGLVKNGEMSSAVKVFDEMLERGVVPDVMCYNVLIDGFFKEGDFGKACEVWERLVKSTFVYPDVGTYNVMIAGFCKCGKYEESLKIWYRMKENEREMDLFTYSVVINLFCESGNVEGGITVFREMIAKKVSPDVAVYNSLLNGYCRAGMINDCFDLWDLMEKNDCRNVVSFNILIKGLFDNRNVDKAISLWQQLHENKSFVNSTTYGILIHGLCQNGYVDKAFSLLKDAEEKCSNLDVYAFSSMINGFCNVGRLSDAVSMLDHMVKNGYNPNTNVCNTIIKGLIQARKINDAANLLDKMATMGCSPTIVTYNTLINGLCKSHRFDEAYILVREMLEKGLTPDTITNSVLMRGLCQDKKVDMALKLWDQVVDNGFKHDVIMYNIVIHGLCSIGNVEYALELYLKMSENKCLPNLVTLNTLMEGFYKVRDCLNASMIWGRILKSGFRPDIISYNIALKGLCCCKKIPEATYYLNDAVGKEIIPTAVTWNILVRAVLHSRPMMHNVDVKYV; encoded by the coding sequence ATGGCCGAATTAACCAAACCCCATCTCCCAAAACACCTACTCAAACTCCTCAAATCCGAAAAAGACCCACTTTCAGCTCTTTCCCTCTTCCACACCGCCCTCCGCAACCCTAGTTACACCCCCACCCCCGCCGTATTCCACCACATCCTCCACCGTATCTCCCAACACCCTAAACTCCTTCCCCAAATCCCCCAAATTTTACACTCAATCCACACCCACAAATGCATTTGTTCAGAAGATATCCCATTGATTGTCATCAAAGCATATGCAAACAATCACATGGTTGATCCTGCGTTGGATCTTTTTCAAAGAATGAGTGAAGTATTCGGGTGTGAACCCGGTGTAAGATCTTACAACACTCTGCTGAACGCATTGGCTGAATCTAATCAGTTTACTCGTGCTGATTTGTTCTTTAGGAGCTTTAGAAAGATGGGTGTGTTCCCCAATTTGGAAAGTTATAATATTGTGATCAAGATTTTGTGTAAGCGGAAGCGGTTTCGGAGAGCGAACGAGATGTTGAATTGGATGTTTGGGAAAAGGGTGTTTCCTGATGTAGTTAGTTATGGGACTTTGATTAGTGGGTTGGTGAAAAATGGTGAGATGAGTAGTGCAGttaaggtgtttgatgaaatgcttgagaGAGGTGTGGTTCCAGATGTGATGTGTTATAATGTTTTGATTGATGGGTTTTTTAAGGAAGGTGATTTTGGTAAAGCTTGTGAGGTGTGGGAAAGGTTGGTGAAGTCAACCTTTGTGTATCCGGATGTTGGTACGTATAACGTTATGATTGCGGGTTTTTGTAAGTGTGGGAAGTATGAAGAAAGTTTGAAAATTTGGTACCGAATGAAGGAAAACGAACGCGAAATGGATTTGTTTACGTATAGCGTGGTTATTAATTTGTTTTGTGAGTCGGGTAATGTTGAAGGTGGTATTACAGTTTTTAGGGAAATGATTGCGAAAAAGGTGTCTCCCGATGTCGCAGTATACAATTCATTGCTTAATGGGTATTGTCGTGCTGGAATGATTAACGACTGCTTCGATTTGTGGGATTTGATGGAGAAGAACGATTGCAGGAACGTTGTTAGTTTCAACATTTTGATTAAAGGGTTATTTGATAATAGGAACGTTGATAAGGCGATTTCTTTGTGGCAGCAATTGCACGAAAACAAATCCTTTGTAAATTCGACTACTTACGGTATTTTGATTCACGGATTATGCCAAAACGGGTACGTAGATAAGGCCTTTTCTCTCCTCAAAGACGCAGAAGAAAAATGTAGCAATCTCGATGTTTATGCATTTTCCTCGATGATCAATGGATTTTGTAACGTTGGGCGGTTGAGCGATGCCGTTAGTATGCTAGATCACATGGTTAAGAACGGATATAATCCAAACACAAATGTCTGTAATACAATAATCAAAGGGTTAATTCAAGCTCGCAAAATTAACGATGCCGCCAACCTCTTGGATAAAATGGCGACAATGGGTTGTTCACCGACTATTGTTACTTACAATACCCTAATCAACGGGTTATGCAAATCACATAGATTCGATGAAGCTTATATTCTTGTTCGAGAAATGCTCGAAAAGGGATTAACGCCCGATACGATCACTAATAGCGTGTTAATGCGTGGTTTATGTCAAGACAAGAAGGTTGACATGGCTCTGAAATTGTGGGACCAGGTTGTCGATAACGGTTTTAAACATGATGTAATTATGTACAATATCGTTATTCACGGGCTTTGTTCGATAGGAAACGTTGAATATGCGTTGGAGTTGTATTTAAAGATGAGTGAAAATAAATGTTTGCCGAATCTTGTTACGCTCAACACGTTAATGGAGGGATTTTACAAAGTTAGAGATTGTCTAAATGCGTCAATGATTTGGGGTCGAATTTTGAAAAGTGGGTTTCGTCCTGATATTATTTCGTATAATATTGCTCTTAAAGGGTTATGTTGTTGCAAAAAGATACCAGAAGCTACTTATTATTTGAATGATGCGGTTGGTAAGGAGATTATACCAACTGCAGTTACTTGGAACATACTCGTGAGGGCGGTATTACATTCACGACCAATGATGCATAACGTTGATGTCAAATATGTTTAA